A genome region from Scomber japonicus isolate fScoJap1 chromosome 15, fScoJap1.pri, whole genome shotgun sequence includes the following:
- the ubap2l gene encoding ubiquitin-associated protein 2-like isoform X1, with protein MMTSMGGNRARGSWEQTQGQTQSQTQHKQRPQATAEQIRLAQMISDHNDADFEEKVKQLIDITGKDQDESMIALHDCNGDVNRAINVLLEGSPDTDSWEMVGKKKGMSGQKETSQAETGEEGKENREKGGEKDVARRRGGAPRKGRGASRGREFRGQENGLDGGKAGVAGRGAERGRRGRGRGRGAVGASGRRGGRFSAQGMGQIDKGPRYDIAGGERTFNPADYAEPAQTEENYGGGSTWNNTGSMEMEEGARLEYSAGEGTNYPPKFDSAPGAWRSATEEWGTEDWNEDLSETKIFTASSVASMPLPQENVTITKGQRIDLAVLLGKTPPSSSSEPENPPIEGAQPPSLSQSLVFSNSKQGVPLSQTSSSTPYTQHSMVSMLSKGFGDVGDPKGGSTGTTGSQFLEQYKTAQALAQLAAQHSQPGPPNTAPSSWDTSGTSLGQYDMKTQPESAVHTPFTKRQPYQTATSTSSMLDVFLQDKGLPPSSSSASSLPQQTTSSPHVVPPPASSLPKMAAIPSLGQQVSPSSSDAQGSSPQPLQQHKLKQQKKRTSITTKIPAMAVEMPGSTDISGLNLQFGALQFGSEPVLPEYESTPATTTPVNQVQNSLYTSPSSESTPALSNSSQMDLYDQRPSQTRRYPPSVSSSPQKDIQSKNGFSSIQAAQSVEAAAGSAVSVKPASDSVTQATVSSMGTLTDSGPASLLTASNQTSHSALGHSEDMPPSSIPPPQHNNSLPSQQNSHAPSSVRTSNSSLLHPSVDGDSSLHSSSFPSSVSAVASSSVPSSSSSAAAAQVSLGVPQASSVGSATVSASSGLGPVNSLAMGLNTASMGAPAAAAATVSVSSTASTIPSSASSLSTRSSAASSGKAPPNLPPGVPPLLPNPYIMAPGLLHAYPPQVYGYDDLQMLQTRIPLDYYSIPFATPTTALTGREGSLTNNPYSGDLSKFGRGDASSPAPATTLAQTQQNQTQTHHTTQQPFLNPALPPGYSYTSLPYYTGMPGLPNTFQYGPAVFPVAPTSSKQHGVNVGVNASATPFQQASGYGSHGYSTGYEDVGQASGSGDFCKGGYGTAVAAAASAQNKPASSVTGPGVGVSVTSSNTGVPDISGSVYTKTQSFEKQGFHAGTPTASFSLPSALGSGGPINPPAAAGYAPAPFMHILAPHQQPHSQILHHHLQQDGQSGTGQRSQNASIQQKSQINKSAYNSYNWGAN; from the exons GCTACCGCAGAGCAGATCCGACTCGCGCAGATGATTTCAGACCACAATGATGCAGACTTTGAAGAGAAGGTCAAACAG CTGATTGACATCACAGGCAAGGACCAGGACGAGTCCATGATCGCACTGCACGATTGCAACGGGGATGTCAACAGAGCCATTAACGTGTTGCTGGAGGGTAGCCCAGACACT GACTCTTGGGAGATGGTGGGGAAGAAGAAAGGCATGTCAGGCCAGAAGGAGACTAGCCAGGCAGAGACTGgcgaggaaggaaaagagaacagggagaaaggaggagagaaagacgTAGCACGTCGTCGAGGTGGAGCTCCACGCAAGGGCCGTGGAGCCAGCAGGGGACgagagt TTCGTGGTCAGGAGAATGGCTTGGATGGAGGCAAGGCTGGAGTTGCTGGAAGAGGTGCAGAGCGAGGCCGAAGGGGACGGGGCAGAGGAAGAGGGGCTGTTG GAGCATCTGGACGGCGAGGAGGCAGATTTTCAGCGCAGGGCATGGG CCAGATTGATAAGGGGCCCAGATATGATATTGCAGGAGGTGAGAG AACATTCAACCCCGCTGACTACGCTGAGCCAGCCCAGACAGAAGAAAACTATGGAGGGGGTAGCACCTGGAACAACACAGGAAGcatggagatggaggaaggagctA GGTTGGAGTACTCTGCAGGAGAGGGAACAAATTACCCGCCCAAGTTCGACTCTGCTCCTG GTGCCTGGAGGTCTGCCACAGAGGAATGGGGCACTGAGGACTGGAATGAGGAT CTTTCAGAGACCAAGATATTCACGGCTTCCAGTGTGGCGTCCATGCCTCTGCCTCAAGAGAATGTCACCATCACCAAAGGACAGAG AATTGATCTTGCTGTGCTCCTGGGGAAGactcctccgtcctcctcctcagaGCCAGAGAATCCCCCCATAGAGGGTGCCCAGCCCCCCTCCTTGTCCCAGTCACTGGTTTTCAGCAACTCCAAGCAAGGAGTACCACTCTCCCAAACATCCTCCAGCACCCCTTACACCCAGCACAGCATG GTCAGCATGCTGAGCAAGGGTTTTGGGGATGTGGGGGACCCTAAAGGAGGTAGCACAGGGACCACTGGCTCTCAGTTCCTGGAGCAGTATAAAACAGCCCAGGCACTGGCTCAGCTGGCTGCCCAGCACTCCCAGCCGGGACCTCCCAACACAGCCCCTTCATCTTGGGACACCAGTGGCACCTCCCTGGGACAATATG ATATGAAGACTCAGCCAGAGTCCGCGGTCCACACACCCTTTACGAAGCGTCAGCCCTACCAGACTGCCACCTCAACCTCGTCCATGTTGGATGTTTTCCTGCAGGACAAAGgcctgcctccttcctcctcttcggCCTCTTCCTTGCCCCAACAAACAACATCCTCACCCCATGTGGTGCCTCCacctgcttcctcccttcccaaaATGGCGGCTATCCCATCTTTAGGTCAGCAAGTTTCCCCAAGTTCCTCAGATGCCcagggctccagtccacagcctttgcaacaacacaaacttaaacagcagaagaagagaacCTCGATTACAACGAAG ATTCCAGCAATGGCGGTGGAGATGCCTGGCTCAACAGACATATCTGGCCTAAATCTTCAGTTTGGAGCGCTGCAGTTTGGGTCAGAACCAGTGCTACCAGAGTACGAGTCCACCCCAGCCACCACAACACCAGTCAACCAGGTCCAGAACAGTCTCTACACGAGCCCCAGCAG TGAGTCAACTCCAGCTCTTTCCAACTCCAGCCAGATGGACCTGTATGATCAGAGACCATCTCAGACACGGCGCTACCCTCCTTCAGTCTCCTCCTCCCCACAGAAGGATATACAGTCCAAG AATGGCTTCAGTTCAATACAAGCAGCGCAGTCTGTGGAAG ctgcagcaggctcTGCAGTATCGGTCAAGCCGGCTTCTGATTCGGTCACGCAGGCAACAGTCTCCAGCATGGGCACTTTGACGGACAGCGGCCCCGCCTCCTTGTTGACCGCATCCAATCAGACATCCCACAGCGCTCTGGGGCACAGTGAAGACATGCCACCAAGCAGCATCCCCCCTCCTCAACACAACAA CTCTCTCCCATCACAACAGAACAGTCATGCTCCATCTTCAGTTCGGACATCCAACTCAAGCTTACTG CACCCCAGCGTAGACGGTGACTCAAGCCtgcactcctcctccttcccatccTCCGTCTCTGCTGTGGCGTCTTCATCagtcccttcctcctcttcctcggcTGCTGCTGCACAGGTGTCCTTAGGAGTCCCTCAGGCCTCCTCGGTAGGGTCCGCCACGGTATCGGCTTCCTCTGGCCTCGGCCCCGTCAACAGTCTGGCCATGGGCCTCAACACCGCCTCCATGGGCGccccagctgctgcagctgccacTGTTTCAGTCTCCTCCACAGCTTCGACCATTCCCTCTTCAGCTAGTTCCTTATCCACACGCAGCTCTGCAGCATCCTCAG GGAAAGCGCCTCCAAACCTGCCACCCGGAGTGCCCCCTCTACTGCCCAACCCATACATCATGGCCCCTGGACTACTGCACGCCTACCCA CCTCAGGTGTACGGCTATGATGACCTACAGATGCTGCAGACAAGAATACCGCTG GATTATTACAGCATCCCCTTTGCGACCCCCACAACAGCACTGACTGGGAGAGAGGGCAGCCTGACAAACAACCCTTATTCTG GCGACTTATCAAAGTTTGGTCGAGGTGATGCATCATCCCCGGCTCCAGCCACCACATTAGCTCAGACACAACAAAATCAGACCCAAACGCATCACACCACTCAACAGCCCTTCCTCAACCCCGCATTGCCGCCTGGCTACAGCTACACGAGCCTCCCATACTACACTGGCATGCCAGGCCTGCCTAATACTTTCCAGTACGGTCCTGCTGTGTTTCCG GTGGCTCCTACCTCGTCAAAGCAGCATGGTGTGAATGTCGGTGTCAATGCATCAGCCACACCCTTCCAGCAGGCTAGTGGCTATGGTTCCCATGGATACAGCACTG GCTATGAGGATGTGGGCCAGGCTTCAGGGAGTGGGGATTTCTGTAAGGGCGGATACGGCACTGCCGTGGCCGCTGCCGCTTCTGCACAAAACAAGCCAGCCAGCTCTGTCACCGGGCCTGGAGTCG gAGTCTCTGTGACATCAAGCAACACGGGGGTACCTGATATTTCAGGGTCTGTTTACACAAAGACGCAG TCGTTTGAGAAGCAGGGTTTCCACGCCGGCACGCCAACAGCTTCGTTCAGCCTTCCCTCGGCTCTAGGGAGCGGGGGACCCATCAACCCCCCGGCTGCTGCTGGTTACGCCCCGGCCCCCTTCATGCACATCCTGGCACCACACCAACAACCCCACTCTCAAATTCTGCACCACCACCTGCAGCAGGACGGACAG AGCGGCACTGGACAGCGCAGCCAGAACGCCTCCATTCAGCAGAAATCTCAGATCAACAAGTCGGCATACAACAGCTACAACTGGGGGGCGAACTAA
- the ubap2l gene encoding ubiquitin-associated protein 2-like isoform X3, producing MMTSMGGNRARGSWEQTQGQTQSQTQHKQRPQATAEQIRLAQMISDHNDADFEEKVKQLIDITGKDQDESMIALHDCNGDVNRAINVLLEGSPDTDSWEMVGKKKGMSGQKETSQAETGEEGKENREKGGEKDVARRRGGAPRKGRGASRGREFRGQENGLDGGKAGVAGRGAERGRRGRGRGRGAVGASGRRGGRFSAQGMGTFNPADYAEPAQTEENYGGGSTWNNTGSMEMEEGARLEYSAGEGTNYPPKFDSAPGAWRSATEEWGTEDWNEDLSETKIFTASSVASMPLPQENVTITKGQRIDLAVLLGKTPPSSSSEPENPPIEGAQPPSLSQSLVFSNSKQGVPLSQTSSSTPYTQHSMVSMLSKGFGDVGDPKGGSTGTTGSQFLEQYKTAQALAQLAAQHSQPGPPNTAPSSWDTSGTSLGQYDMKTQPESAVHTPFTKRQPYQTATSTSSMLDVFLQDKGLPPSSSSASSLPQQTTSSPHVVPPPASSLPKMAAIPSLGQQVSPSSSDAQGSSPQPLQQHKLKQQKKRTSITTKIPAMAVEMPGSTDISGLNLQFGALQFGSEPVLPEYESTPATTTPVNQVQNSLYTSPSSESTPALSNSSQMDLYDQRPSQTRRYPPSVSSSPQKDIQSKNGFSSIQAAQSVEAAAGSAVSVKPASDSVTQATVSSMGTLTDSGPASLLTASNQTSHSALGHSEDMPPSSIPPPQHNNSLPSQQNSHAPSSVRTSNSSLLHPSVDGDSSLHSSSFPSSVSAVASSSVPSSSSSAAAAQVSLGVPQASSVGSATVSASSGLGPVNSLAMGLNTASMGAPAAAAATVSVSSTASTIPSSASSLSTRSSAASSGKAPPNLPPGVPPLLPNPYIMAPGLLHAYPPQVYGYDDLQMLQTRIPLDYYSIPFATPTTALTGREGSLTNNPYSGDLSKFGRGDASSPAPATTLAQTQQNQTQTHHTTQQPFLNPALPPGYSYTSLPYYTGMPGLPNTFQYGPAVFPVAPTSSKQHGVNVGVNASATPFQQASGYGSHGYSTGYEDVGQASGSGDFCKGGYGTAVAAAASAQNKPASSVTGPGVGVSVTSSNTGVPDISGSVYTKTQSFEKQGFHAGTPTASFSLPSALGSGGPINPPAAAGYAPAPFMHILAPHQQPHSQILHHHLQQDGQSGTGQRSQNASIQQKSQINKSAYNSYNWGAN from the exons GCTACCGCAGAGCAGATCCGACTCGCGCAGATGATTTCAGACCACAATGATGCAGACTTTGAAGAGAAGGTCAAACAG CTGATTGACATCACAGGCAAGGACCAGGACGAGTCCATGATCGCACTGCACGATTGCAACGGGGATGTCAACAGAGCCATTAACGTGTTGCTGGAGGGTAGCCCAGACACT GACTCTTGGGAGATGGTGGGGAAGAAGAAAGGCATGTCAGGCCAGAAGGAGACTAGCCAGGCAGAGACTGgcgaggaaggaaaagagaacagggagaaaggaggagagaaagacgTAGCACGTCGTCGAGGTGGAGCTCCACGCAAGGGCCGTGGAGCCAGCAGGGGACgagagt TTCGTGGTCAGGAGAATGGCTTGGATGGAGGCAAGGCTGGAGTTGCTGGAAGAGGTGCAGAGCGAGGCCGAAGGGGACGGGGCAGAGGAAGAGGGGCTGTTG GAGCATCTGGACGGCGAGGAGGCAGATTTTCAGCGCAGGGCATGGG AACATTCAACCCCGCTGACTACGCTGAGCCAGCCCAGACAGAAGAAAACTATGGAGGGGGTAGCACCTGGAACAACACAGGAAGcatggagatggaggaaggagctA GGTTGGAGTACTCTGCAGGAGAGGGAACAAATTACCCGCCCAAGTTCGACTCTGCTCCTG GTGCCTGGAGGTCTGCCACAGAGGAATGGGGCACTGAGGACTGGAATGAGGAT CTTTCAGAGACCAAGATATTCACGGCTTCCAGTGTGGCGTCCATGCCTCTGCCTCAAGAGAATGTCACCATCACCAAAGGACAGAG AATTGATCTTGCTGTGCTCCTGGGGAAGactcctccgtcctcctcctcagaGCCAGAGAATCCCCCCATAGAGGGTGCCCAGCCCCCCTCCTTGTCCCAGTCACTGGTTTTCAGCAACTCCAAGCAAGGAGTACCACTCTCCCAAACATCCTCCAGCACCCCTTACACCCAGCACAGCATG GTCAGCATGCTGAGCAAGGGTTTTGGGGATGTGGGGGACCCTAAAGGAGGTAGCACAGGGACCACTGGCTCTCAGTTCCTGGAGCAGTATAAAACAGCCCAGGCACTGGCTCAGCTGGCTGCCCAGCACTCCCAGCCGGGACCTCCCAACACAGCCCCTTCATCTTGGGACACCAGTGGCACCTCCCTGGGACAATATG ATATGAAGACTCAGCCAGAGTCCGCGGTCCACACACCCTTTACGAAGCGTCAGCCCTACCAGACTGCCACCTCAACCTCGTCCATGTTGGATGTTTTCCTGCAGGACAAAGgcctgcctccttcctcctcttcggCCTCTTCCTTGCCCCAACAAACAACATCCTCACCCCATGTGGTGCCTCCacctgcttcctcccttcccaaaATGGCGGCTATCCCATCTTTAGGTCAGCAAGTTTCCCCAAGTTCCTCAGATGCCcagggctccagtccacagcctttgcaacaacacaaacttaaacagcagaagaagagaacCTCGATTACAACGAAG ATTCCAGCAATGGCGGTGGAGATGCCTGGCTCAACAGACATATCTGGCCTAAATCTTCAGTTTGGAGCGCTGCAGTTTGGGTCAGAACCAGTGCTACCAGAGTACGAGTCCACCCCAGCCACCACAACACCAGTCAACCAGGTCCAGAACAGTCTCTACACGAGCCCCAGCAG TGAGTCAACTCCAGCTCTTTCCAACTCCAGCCAGATGGACCTGTATGATCAGAGACCATCTCAGACACGGCGCTACCCTCCTTCAGTCTCCTCCTCCCCACAGAAGGATATACAGTCCAAG AATGGCTTCAGTTCAATACAAGCAGCGCAGTCTGTGGAAG ctgcagcaggctcTGCAGTATCGGTCAAGCCGGCTTCTGATTCGGTCACGCAGGCAACAGTCTCCAGCATGGGCACTTTGACGGACAGCGGCCCCGCCTCCTTGTTGACCGCATCCAATCAGACATCCCACAGCGCTCTGGGGCACAGTGAAGACATGCCACCAAGCAGCATCCCCCCTCCTCAACACAACAA CTCTCTCCCATCACAACAGAACAGTCATGCTCCATCTTCAGTTCGGACATCCAACTCAAGCTTACTG CACCCCAGCGTAGACGGTGACTCAAGCCtgcactcctcctccttcccatccTCCGTCTCTGCTGTGGCGTCTTCATCagtcccttcctcctcttcctcggcTGCTGCTGCACAGGTGTCCTTAGGAGTCCCTCAGGCCTCCTCGGTAGGGTCCGCCACGGTATCGGCTTCCTCTGGCCTCGGCCCCGTCAACAGTCTGGCCATGGGCCTCAACACCGCCTCCATGGGCGccccagctgctgcagctgccacTGTTTCAGTCTCCTCCACAGCTTCGACCATTCCCTCTTCAGCTAGTTCCTTATCCACACGCAGCTCTGCAGCATCCTCAG GGAAAGCGCCTCCAAACCTGCCACCCGGAGTGCCCCCTCTACTGCCCAACCCATACATCATGGCCCCTGGACTACTGCACGCCTACCCA CCTCAGGTGTACGGCTATGATGACCTACAGATGCTGCAGACAAGAATACCGCTG GATTATTACAGCATCCCCTTTGCGACCCCCACAACAGCACTGACTGGGAGAGAGGGCAGCCTGACAAACAACCCTTATTCTG GCGACTTATCAAAGTTTGGTCGAGGTGATGCATCATCCCCGGCTCCAGCCACCACATTAGCTCAGACACAACAAAATCAGACCCAAACGCATCACACCACTCAACAGCCCTTCCTCAACCCCGCATTGCCGCCTGGCTACAGCTACACGAGCCTCCCATACTACACTGGCATGCCAGGCCTGCCTAATACTTTCCAGTACGGTCCTGCTGTGTTTCCG GTGGCTCCTACCTCGTCAAAGCAGCATGGTGTGAATGTCGGTGTCAATGCATCAGCCACACCCTTCCAGCAGGCTAGTGGCTATGGTTCCCATGGATACAGCACTG GCTATGAGGATGTGGGCCAGGCTTCAGGGAGTGGGGATTTCTGTAAGGGCGGATACGGCACTGCCGTGGCCGCTGCCGCTTCTGCACAAAACAAGCCAGCCAGCTCTGTCACCGGGCCTGGAGTCG gAGTCTCTGTGACATCAAGCAACACGGGGGTACCTGATATTTCAGGGTCTGTTTACACAAAGACGCAG TCGTTTGAGAAGCAGGGTTTCCACGCCGGCACGCCAACAGCTTCGTTCAGCCTTCCCTCGGCTCTAGGGAGCGGGGGACCCATCAACCCCCCGGCTGCTGCTGGTTACGCCCCGGCCCCCTTCATGCACATCCTGGCACCACACCAACAACCCCACTCTCAAATTCTGCACCACCACCTGCAGCAGGACGGACAG AGCGGCACTGGACAGCGCAGCCAGAACGCCTCCATTCAGCAGAAATCTCAGATCAACAAGTCGGCATACAACAGCTACAACTGGGGGGCGAACTAA
- the ubap2l gene encoding ubiquitin-associated protein 2-like isoform X5: MMTSMGGNRARGSWEQTQGQTQSQTQHKQRPQATAEQIRLAQMISDHNDADFEEKVKQLIDITGKDQDESMIALHDCNGDVNRAINVLLEGSPDTDSWEMVGKKKGMSGQKETSQAETGEEGKENREKGGEKDVARRRGGAPRKGRGASRGREFRGQENGLDGGKAGVAGRGAERGRRGRGRGRGAVGASGRRGGRFSAQGMGTFNPADYAEPAQTEENYGGGSTWNNTGSMEMEEGARLEYSAGEGTNYPPKFDSAPGAWRSATEEWGTEDWNEDLSETKIFTASSVASMPLPQENVTITKGQRIDLAVLLGKTPPSSSSEPENPPIEGAQPPSLSQSLVFSNSKQGVPLSQTSSSTPYTQHSMVSMLSKGFGDVGDPKGGSTGTTGSQFLEQYKTAQALAQLAAQHSQPGPPNTAPSSWDTSGTSLGQYDMKTQPESAVHTPFTKRQPYQTATSTSSMLDVFLQDKGLPPSSSSASSLPQQTTSSPHVVPPPASSLPKMAAIPSLGQQVSPSSSDAQGSSPQPLQQHKLKQQKKRTSITTKIPAMAVEMPGSTDISGLNLQFGALQFGSEPVLPEYESTPATTTPVNQVQNSLYTSPSSESTPALSNSSQMDLYDQRPSQTRRYPPSVSSSPQKDIQSKNGFSSIQAAQSVEAAAGSAVSVKPASDSVTQATVSSMGTLTDSGPASLLTASNQTSHSALGHSEDMPPSSIPPPQHNNSLPSQQNSHAPSSVRTSNSSLLHPSVDGDSSLHSSSFPSSVSAVASSSVPSSSSSAAAAQVSLGVPQASSVGSATVSASSGLGPVNSLAMGLNTASMGAPAAAAATVSVSSTASTIPSSASSLSTRSSAASSGKAPPNLPPGVPPLLPNPYIMAPGLLHAYPPQVYGYDDLQMLQTRIPLDYYSIPFATPTTALTGREGSLTNNPYSGDLSKFGRGDASSPAPATTLAQTQQNQTQTHHTTQQPFLNPALPPGYSYTSLPYYTGMPGLPNTFQYGPAVFPVAPTSSKQHGVNVGVNASATPFQQASGYGSHGYSTGVSVTSSNTGVPDISGSVYTKTQSFEKQGFHAGTPTASFSLPSALGSGGPINPPAAAGYAPAPFMHILAPHQQPHSQILHHHLQQDGQSGTGQRSQNASIQQKSQINKSAYNSYNWGAN, translated from the exons GCTACCGCAGAGCAGATCCGACTCGCGCAGATGATTTCAGACCACAATGATGCAGACTTTGAAGAGAAGGTCAAACAG CTGATTGACATCACAGGCAAGGACCAGGACGAGTCCATGATCGCACTGCACGATTGCAACGGGGATGTCAACAGAGCCATTAACGTGTTGCTGGAGGGTAGCCCAGACACT GACTCTTGGGAGATGGTGGGGAAGAAGAAAGGCATGTCAGGCCAGAAGGAGACTAGCCAGGCAGAGACTGgcgaggaaggaaaagagaacagggagaaaggaggagagaaagacgTAGCACGTCGTCGAGGTGGAGCTCCACGCAAGGGCCGTGGAGCCAGCAGGGGACgagagt TTCGTGGTCAGGAGAATGGCTTGGATGGAGGCAAGGCTGGAGTTGCTGGAAGAGGTGCAGAGCGAGGCCGAAGGGGACGGGGCAGAGGAAGAGGGGCTGTTG GAGCATCTGGACGGCGAGGAGGCAGATTTTCAGCGCAGGGCATGGG AACATTCAACCCCGCTGACTACGCTGAGCCAGCCCAGACAGAAGAAAACTATGGAGGGGGTAGCACCTGGAACAACACAGGAAGcatggagatggaggaaggagctA GGTTGGAGTACTCTGCAGGAGAGGGAACAAATTACCCGCCCAAGTTCGACTCTGCTCCTG GTGCCTGGAGGTCTGCCACAGAGGAATGGGGCACTGAGGACTGGAATGAGGAT CTTTCAGAGACCAAGATATTCACGGCTTCCAGTGTGGCGTCCATGCCTCTGCCTCAAGAGAATGTCACCATCACCAAAGGACAGAG AATTGATCTTGCTGTGCTCCTGGGGAAGactcctccgtcctcctcctcagaGCCAGAGAATCCCCCCATAGAGGGTGCCCAGCCCCCCTCCTTGTCCCAGTCACTGGTTTTCAGCAACTCCAAGCAAGGAGTACCACTCTCCCAAACATCCTCCAGCACCCCTTACACCCAGCACAGCATG GTCAGCATGCTGAGCAAGGGTTTTGGGGATGTGGGGGACCCTAAAGGAGGTAGCACAGGGACCACTGGCTCTCAGTTCCTGGAGCAGTATAAAACAGCCCAGGCACTGGCTCAGCTGGCTGCCCAGCACTCCCAGCCGGGACCTCCCAACACAGCCCCTTCATCTTGGGACACCAGTGGCACCTCCCTGGGACAATATG ATATGAAGACTCAGCCAGAGTCCGCGGTCCACACACCCTTTACGAAGCGTCAGCCCTACCAGACTGCCACCTCAACCTCGTCCATGTTGGATGTTTTCCTGCAGGACAAAGgcctgcctccttcctcctcttcggCCTCTTCCTTGCCCCAACAAACAACATCCTCACCCCATGTGGTGCCTCCacctgcttcctcccttcccaaaATGGCGGCTATCCCATCTTTAGGTCAGCAAGTTTCCCCAAGTTCCTCAGATGCCcagggctccagtccacagcctttgcaacaacacaaacttaaacagcagaagaagagaacCTCGATTACAACGAAG ATTCCAGCAATGGCGGTGGAGATGCCTGGCTCAACAGACATATCTGGCCTAAATCTTCAGTTTGGAGCGCTGCAGTTTGGGTCAGAACCAGTGCTACCAGAGTACGAGTCCACCCCAGCCACCACAACACCAGTCAACCAGGTCCAGAACAGTCTCTACACGAGCCCCAGCAG TGAGTCAACTCCAGCTCTTTCCAACTCCAGCCAGATGGACCTGTATGATCAGAGACCATCTCAGACACGGCGCTACCCTCCTTCAGTCTCCTCCTCCCCACAGAAGGATATACAGTCCAAG AATGGCTTCAGTTCAATACAAGCAGCGCAGTCTGTGGAAG ctgcagcaggctcTGCAGTATCGGTCAAGCCGGCTTCTGATTCGGTCACGCAGGCAACAGTCTCCAGCATGGGCACTTTGACGGACAGCGGCCCCGCCTCCTTGTTGACCGCATCCAATCAGACATCCCACAGCGCTCTGGGGCACAGTGAAGACATGCCACCAAGCAGCATCCCCCCTCCTCAACACAACAA CTCTCTCCCATCACAACAGAACAGTCATGCTCCATCTTCAGTTCGGACATCCAACTCAAGCTTACTG CACCCCAGCGTAGACGGTGACTCAAGCCtgcactcctcctccttcccatccTCCGTCTCTGCTGTGGCGTCTTCATCagtcccttcctcctcttcctcggcTGCTGCTGCACAGGTGTCCTTAGGAGTCCCTCAGGCCTCCTCGGTAGGGTCCGCCACGGTATCGGCTTCCTCTGGCCTCGGCCCCGTCAACAGTCTGGCCATGGGCCTCAACACCGCCTCCATGGGCGccccagctgctgcagctgccacTGTTTCAGTCTCCTCCACAGCTTCGACCATTCCCTCTTCAGCTAGTTCCTTATCCACACGCAGCTCTGCAGCATCCTCAG GGAAAGCGCCTCCAAACCTGCCACCCGGAGTGCCCCCTCTACTGCCCAACCCATACATCATGGCCCCTGGACTACTGCACGCCTACCCA CCTCAGGTGTACGGCTATGATGACCTACAGATGCTGCAGACAAGAATACCGCTG GATTATTACAGCATCCCCTTTGCGACCCCCACAACAGCACTGACTGGGAGAGAGGGCAGCCTGACAAACAACCCTTATTCTG GCGACTTATCAAAGTTTGGTCGAGGTGATGCATCATCCCCGGCTCCAGCCACCACATTAGCTCAGACACAACAAAATCAGACCCAAACGCATCACACCACTCAACAGCCCTTCCTCAACCCCGCATTGCCGCCTGGCTACAGCTACACGAGCCTCCCATACTACACTGGCATGCCAGGCCTGCCTAATACTTTCCAGTACGGTCCTGCTGTGTTTCCG GTGGCTCCTACCTCGTCAAAGCAGCATGGTGTGAATGTCGGTGTCAATGCATCAGCCACACCCTTCCAGCAGGCTAGTGGCTATGGTTCCCATGGATACAGCACTG gAGTCTCTGTGACATCAAGCAACACGGGGGTACCTGATATTTCAGGGTCTGTTTACACAAAGACGCAG TCGTTTGAGAAGCAGGGTTTCCACGCCGGCACGCCAACAGCTTCGTTCAGCCTTCCCTCGGCTCTAGGGAGCGGGGGACCCATCAACCCCCCGGCTGCTGCTGGTTACGCCCCGGCCCCCTTCATGCACATCCTGGCACCACACCAACAACCCCACTCTCAAATTCTGCACCACCACCTGCAGCAGGACGGACAG AGCGGCACTGGACAGCGCAGCCAGAACGCCTCCATTCAGCAGAAATCTCAGATCAACAAGTCGGCATACAACAGCTACAACTGGGGGGCGAACTAA